The genomic region CCGTTCTTCTGGTAATAGCGCAAATCTTCCGCCTTGGGATCGGCGAACAGCCGCTTGATTTTCTTCGAGCCGCGCAACACTGGCTTAGGCGGATGGGGCGTCATCATGGCGCTGATCTCACCCTGCTCCAGCAGCTCGCCGACATTGGCCGACGGCGCCAGTTGCTCGATCTTGACGCCCTTCTCCGGTTCGAACGCGATGTTGTCCTTCTTGCTCAGCAGCCAGTGAATCTGACGCCAGGGCACGTCGAACTCGCTCTGCAGATCCCCCTTGGACAAAGTCGCCAGGGTATTTTGAAAGCTATGCAGGCCGACTTTCTTGCCGATCAAATCTTTCGGCTCGTCGATACCGGCGTCGACATTGATCCACATCTGCGAGTGGCTAAACAAGCGGCGCGGAAAAACCGGGATCGCGGTAAACGGCATACCGCGGCTCTTGGCCATCAAATAGGATGACAGCGACAACTCCGCCACGTCGAACTCGCCCTTCTGGAGCATCCGCTCGTGGCGCTCCTCGCCATCGCGCTGGCGGTCCGATTGGCCAACGATCAAAACTTTGAGATCGAGGCCCGTCGCTTCCACCGTGCCATCGAAGAAGGGCACGTGACGGTCATAGTGCGACAATGCCAGGGTGATTTTTGTGTTGGCCATCTTTTTCTCCATACCTCAATACAGCGGCCGCCGGCTTGGCTCCTCAGCCGGACGCAGGTAGCCGTCCATCGCCTTCAGCAATCCGGCTATGGTGGGACGATCGGTGGGATCTTCGCTGCGATGGGCGAACAAAACATTGCCGCCGCGGTCGAGCAGAAAATCGCCGCCGGCCTGGTAGATGTCTTCTTTGCCGTAGTCCTGAAGGTGCAGCCCCTTGCGGAATGATTTGAGATAGAGCTTCAGGGTCGCCGGCGAAAATACTTTACGCCAAGGGAGGGATTTCAATTCGAAAGCTTCGTAGAGTTTGCGCTCAGGGTCGGC from Deltaproteobacteria bacterium harbors:
- a CDS encoding 4,5-dihydroxyphthalate decarboxylase, whose amino-acid sequence is MANTKITLALSHYDRHVPFFDGTVEATGLDLKVLIVGQSDRQRDGEERHERMLQKGEFDVAELSLSSYLMAKSRGMPFTAIPVFPRRLFSHSQMWINVDAGIDEPKDLIGKKVGLHSFQNTLATLSKGDLQSEFDVPWRQIHWLLSKKDNIAFEPEKGVKIEQLAPSANVGELLEQGEISAMMTPHPPKPVLRGSKKIKRLFADPKAEDLRYYQKNGFFPIMHVVAFRDDVLKRTPEAALSLFNAFTAAKKICREFYADPNWSWLAWGRQAFEEEEKLLGPDPWPFGLENNRANLERFVGYSLDQGLMAKPMAIEDLFLPLN
- a CDS encoding redoxin domain-containing protein, which produces MPCQAHLVEVNAFKAEFRRRNIDIVVVSFAQPETLITYLNYHEWPFTLLADPERKLYEAFELKSLPWRKVFSPATLKLYLKSFRKGLHLQDYGKEDIYQAGGDFLLDRGGNVLFAHRSEDPTDRPTIAGLLKAMDGYLRPAEEPSRRPLY